A genomic window from Halodesulfovibrio sp. includes:
- the acs gene encoding acetate--CoA ligase translates to MSQHNIISMQEEQRMFTPSASQNAGTHIQSLKEYEAQYKRAAEDYEGFWAERTNELLDWFSPFTSVLEADMDTPEIRWFNGGTLNVAHNCLDRHLELGREDKPALIWQGEPEEDVVTYTYKQLHEEVCRFANVLKKYGIGKGDRVALYMPMIPELTIAMLACVRIGAVHSIVFAGFSALSLQSRVVDCQAKVLVTADAVLRSGRVIPLKANADEALVSCPSIKHVIVVDRAGLTKQGKMEWQEDRDIWWHQAIQQSDITSFCECEPMESEDPLFILYTSGSTGKPKGVVHTTGGYLTYAAHTAQWVFDIQESDVYWCTADIGWITGHSYIVYGPMALGATTVMFEGVPSYPSPDRFWSIVEKFGVTIFYTAPTVIRALMREGIDWTQRHDLSSLRVLGTVGEPINPEAWMWYHEQIGKGTTPIVDTWWQTETGGIMIAALPFATPLKPGSATLPLPGIDARIVRPDGSDAEPNEGGHLVIRKPWPGMLRGVFNDPERYKSTYFERFPGMYESGDGARVDNDGYFWIMGRLDDVINVSGHRMGTAEIESALVAHPTVAEAAVVGMPHAIKGESIYAYVTLKADEEETEELRAQLRTWVRKEIGPIATPEVLQFAEELPKTRSGKIMRRILRKIASGSTGDFGDTSTLADPSVISELVEGRTELTGS, encoded by the coding sequence ATGAGTCAACATAACATCATTTCAATGCAAGAAGAGCAGCGCATGTTCACCCCTTCTGCTTCCCAAAACGCAGGCACTCATATCCAGTCCCTGAAAGAATATGAAGCGCAGTACAAGCGTGCAGCCGAAGATTACGAAGGATTTTGGGCAGAGCGTACAAATGAGTTACTCGACTGGTTCTCCCCGTTTACCAGCGTGCTTGAAGCAGATATGGACACTCCGGAAATCCGTTGGTTCAACGGCGGCACACTGAATGTTGCCCATAACTGCCTCGACAGGCATCTGGAGCTTGGGCGCGAGGACAAACCAGCACTCATCTGGCAAGGGGAGCCGGAGGAAGATGTTGTGACATACACATACAAGCAACTGCATGAAGAAGTATGTCGATTTGCTAATGTTTTGAAAAAGTACGGAATCGGCAAAGGTGACCGTGTAGCCTTGTACATGCCTATGATTCCGGAACTGACCATTGCCATGCTTGCCTGCGTTCGTATTGGCGCAGTTCACTCCATTGTTTTCGCAGGCTTTTCAGCCCTCAGTCTGCAAAGCCGTGTAGTAGATTGCCAAGCTAAAGTGCTTGTCACCGCAGATGCTGTATTACGCTCCGGTCGCGTGATTCCCCTTAAAGCAAATGCTGACGAAGCACTGGTGTCCTGCCCGAGCATTAAACACGTAATTGTTGTTGACCGTGCAGGACTTACGAAACAGGGCAAGATGGAATGGCAGGAAGATCGCGACATTTGGTGGCACCAAGCAATTCAACAATCGGACATTACATCTTTCTGCGAATGTGAGCCTATGGAATCAGAGGACCCGTTATTCATCCTCTATACCAGCGGGTCTACCGGAAAACCAAAAGGCGTAGTGCATACCACAGGTGGGTATCTCACCTACGCAGCACATACCGCACAGTGGGTTTTTGATATTCAGGAATCAGACGTGTACTGGTGCACCGCTGATATTGGATGGATTACCGGTCACTCATACATCGTTTACGGCCCAATGGCGCTTGGAGCTACGACTGTTATGTTCGAAGGCGTTCCAAGTTACCCAAGTCCAGACCGCTTCTGGAGCATCGTAGAAAAATTCGGCGTAACTATTTTCTATACTGCGCCAACTGTTATCCGCGCTCTTATGCGTGAAGGAATTGACTGGACGCAGCGCCATGATCTTTCCTCCTTGCGCGTTCTTGGCACGGTGGGTGAACCTATCAACCCGGAAGCATGGATGTGGTATCACGAGCAAATTGGCAAAGGTACCACACCTATTGTTGATACATGGTGGCAGACAGAAACCGGCGGAATCATGATTGCGGCTCTGCCGTTTGCAACCCCGCTTAAGCCGGGCTCTGCAACACTTCCGTTACCGGGTATTGATGCACGTATTGTTCGACCTGACGGAAGCGATGCTGAGCCGAATGAAGGCGGACACCTTGTTATCCGCAAACCATGGCCGGGCATGCTGCGCGGGGTATTTAACGACCCTGAACGCTATAAAAGCACGTATTTTGAACGTTTTCCGGGAATGTATGAATCAGGAGACGGAGCGAGAGTAGACAACGACGGCTACTTTTGGATTATGGGACGCCTTGATGACGTTATCAACGTATCTGGACACCGTATGGGAACAGCTGAAATTGAATCAGCCCTTGTTGCTCATCCAACGGTTGCAGAAGCAGCAGTGGTTGGAATGCCACATGCCATCAAAGGCGAAAGTATCTATGCCTACGTTACCTTAAAGGCAGATGAAGAAGAAACAGAAGAATTGCGCGCACAACTTCGCACATGGGTTCGAAAAGAAATCGGTCCAATCGCTACACCGGAAGTTTTGCAGTTTGCGGAAGAACTGCCAAAAACCCGAAGCGGTAAAATTATGCGAAGGATTTTGCGAAAGATTGCTTCTGGAAGTACAGGAGACTTTGGTGACACTTCCACTTTGGCCGACCCTAGTGTCATCTCAGAACTCGTTGAGGGGCGCACTGAACTGACAGGAAGCTAA
- a CDS encoding bifunctional acetate--CoA ligase family protein/GNAT family N-acetyltransferase, producing MSYSMLEQMFRPTSVVIIGASEEAGTAACECMQNLLGGTFLGPVLPVVTEPDSPDTIFGQPVYTAIDTLPITPDLAIVCVAADKVPYYIEELGKRGTQNAILFSTGFSRFNTKEAARKKEKLFALAHKYSVRLLGPNGLGFINPSLGINASLASSSFSTGKVAFITQSDSLFTSVLDWAASKSIGFSHVISLGDMLDVGFSEVLDYLHRDMNTRAVLLYVESITNAREFMSAARALSRSKPVLVVKAGKSHAAEQAVAAHTGMILGADDVYEAAFKRAGMLRMDSIDSVFDTIQALAWSKPLKGKRLAIVSNGGAPAFIATDLLLQGGGELAELTDEACLHLDEALGSGWSYWNPLVMEAKADADMYASAIKPLLRDSSVDGILILHVPTAGVDSASIAEKVAKTCKRSKKVILTSWLGATDAENARSIFSKAKIPSYFTPDSAVRTFLNLVQYRSNQIKLAEAPESRPDSKTDVLKSRAIVLQALEENRQMLTAQEAEALLGAYGINCITTRSAESVADVAALADEVGYPLAIKVVSPDIFRKSQAGGVVLDVQNGGEATAAAEAILRNVAQYQPAARIYGFDVQKMTRRLRGVELAVEVETDPQFGPVIRFGAGGSLAPLLHDKQTELLPLNMSLAKELVATTHVSKQLAGSETVAGVDTQAVYELLVAISQLLIDIPEIFELEINPIQADSSGAFALDAAIRVAWTDVGGADQLAICPYPAELEELVQVGDNLTLRLRPIRPEDEKAHWDFIEHLSPQDRRFRFFGNVGELPRSEMVKLTQIDYDREMAFIAQTIPEEGEEPLTVGSARAMISPDNATSEFAVVVRSDWKRKGLGRMLMSHLVEYLRSRNTMQITGEALGDNKNMVELARSLGFVVSKDFDDDTYHFTLDLREEESAGSDSE from the coding sequence GTGAGCTATTCGATGCTGGAACAGATGTTTCGACCGACCTCTGTGGTGATAATTGGTGCTTCTGAAGAGGCTGGAACTGCCGCCTGTGAATGTATGCAAAATTTGCTTGGCGGAACATTTCTGGGACCTGTGTTGCCTGTAGTGACAGAGCCGGATTCACCGGATACAATTTTCGGTCAGCCTGTGTATACGGCAATTGATACACTACCAATCACGCCGGATTTAGCCATTGTTTGCGTGGCTGCGGATAAGGTTCCGTACTATATCGAAGAGCTTGGGAAACGCGGTACGCAGAATGCTATTTTGTTTTCTACGGGGTTTTCACGATTCAACACCAAGGAAGCAGCCCGCAAAAAAGAAAAGCTTTTCGCGCTCGCTCATAAATACTCTGTCCGCCTTCTTGGTCCAAACGGACTTGGCTTTATAAATCCCTCCCTCGGCATTAATGCCAGCCTTGCATCTTCTTCTTTCTCTACAGGCAAAGTTGCTTTTATTACGCAGTCTGACTCCCTTTTTACCTCTGTGCTCGATTGGGCAGCATCCAAATCCATTGGCTTTTCTCATGTTATTTCCCTTGGAGACATGCTTGATGTCGGATTCAGTGAAGTACTGGATTATCTGCACCGCGATATGAATACACGGGCTGTATTATTGTATGTTGAGTCGATTACAAATGCTCGTGAGTTTATGTCTGCCGCCCGTGCGCTTTCGCGTTCTAAGCCTGTACTCGTTGTTAAAGCGGGTAAGTCGCATGCCGCAGAGCAGGCAGTTGCAGCACATACGGGTATGATTCTCGGTGCGGATGATGTGTACGAGGCTGCCTTCAAGCGTGCAGGTATGCTTCGCATGGATTCTATTGATTCTGTTTTCGATACTATTCAGGCGCTTGCATGGTCAAAGCCCCTTAAAGGTAAACGGCTTGCTATAGTTTCAAACGGTGGTGCTCCTGCTTTTATTGCAACTGACTTGTTGTTGCAGGGAGGTGGAGAACTGGCAGAATTGACAGATGAAGCCTGTTTGCATCTTGATGAAGCTTTGGGAAGCGGCTGGTCTTACTGGAATCCGCTGGTAATGGAAGCCAAGGCAGACGCGGATATGTATGCAAGTGCCATTAAGCCGTTGCTACGAGATAGTTCTGTGGATGGGATTCTTATCCTGCATGTACCGACAGCGGGTGTTGATAGTGCCAGCATTGCGGAGAAGGTTGCGAAAACCTGCAAGCGCAGTAAAAAAGTTATTCTTACAAGCTGGCTTGGTGCAACTGATGCAGAGAATGCCCGCAGCATATTTTCTAAAGCTAAAATTCCATCGTATTTTACGCCTGACAGCGCTGTGCGTACCTTTTTGAATCTTGTGCAGTACCGTAGTAACCAGATCAAGTTGGCAGAAGCTCCTGAGTCTCGTCCTGATAGCAAAACAGATGTGCTGAAAAGCAGAGCGATTGTTTTACAGGCTCTTGAAGAAAACAGGCAGATGCTTACAGCGCAGGAAGCAGAGGCTTTGCTGGGAGCGTATGGGATAAACTGTATTACAACACGTAGTGCAGAGTCTGTTGCCGATGTAGCAGCATTGGCAGACGAAGTTGGGTATCCACTCGCCATCAAAGTTGTATCACCGGATATTTTCCGTAAATCACAGGCTGGCGGGGTTGTGTTGGATGTGCAAAATGGCGGTGAAGCTACCGCAGCAGCGGAAGCTATTTTGCGAAATGTGGCGCAGTATCAGCCAGCAGCCCGTATTTATGGTTTTGATGTTCAGAAGATGACACGACGGCTGCGTGGTGTTGAGTTAGCTGTCGAAGTTGAAACTGACCCGCAATTTGGACCTGTTATCCGTTTTGGAGCCGGTGGCTCGCTTGCTCCGCTTTTACACGACAAGCAGACTGAGCTTTTGCCGCTAAATATGAGTCTTGCCAAAGAGCTTGTTGCAACAACACATGTTAGTAAACAGCTTGCAGGCAGTGAAACCGTTGCTGGTGTAGATACGCAGGCGGTATACGAACTGCTTGTTGCGATATCACAACTCCTTATTGATATACCGGAAATTTTTGAGCTTGAAATTAATCCGATTCAGGCAGATTCAAGCGGCGCTTTTGCTCTGGATGCTGCCATTCGTGTGGCGTGGACAGACGTAGGCGGTGCAGACCAGCTTGCAATTTGTCCATACCCTGCGGAGCTGGAAGAACTTGTACAGGTTGGTGATAACCTGACATTACGATTACGCCCGATACGTCCTGAAGATGAAAAAGCGCATTGGGATTTTATCGAACATTTGAGCCCACAGGATAGACGGTTCCGCTTCTTTGGTAATGTTGGTGAACTGCCGCGTTCAGAAATGGTTAAGCTGACACAGATTGATTACGACAGGGAAATGGCATTTATCGCTCAGACTATTCCAGAAGAGGGTGAAGAACCGCTGACTGTCGGGTCTGCCAGAGCTATGATTTCACCGGATAATGCGACTTCTGAATTTGCCGTTGTGGTACGTAGCGACTGGAAACGCAAAGGATTGGGGCGCATGTTGATGAGTCATCTTGTGGAATATCTTCGTTCCCGAAATACAATGCAGATTACAGGCGAAGCCCTTGGGGATAACAAAAATATGGTTGAACTGGCGCGTTCGCTGGGGTTTGTGGTTTCAAAGGATTTCGATGACGATACCTATCATTTCACACTTGATCTGCGCGAAGAAGAGAGTGCTGGCAGTGATAGCGAATAG